The Argentina anserina chromosome 3, drPotAnse1.1, whole genome shotgun sequence genome includes a region encoding these proteins:
- the LOC126786408 gene encoding coatomer subunit zeta-1-like produces MESCPTVKNILLLDSEGKRVAVKYYSEDWPTNNAKEAFEKSVFNKTQKTNARTEAEIAMFENSIVVYKFVQDLHFFVTGGDNENELILATVLQGFFDAVGILLRGNVDKKEALENLDLILLCLDEIIDGGIVLETDSNVIASKVASHSIDAGAPLSEQTIGQALATAREHFARSLLK; encoded by the exons ATG GAGTCATGCCCTACTGTAAAGAACATCCTCCTCCTAGATTCTGAGGGAAAACGTGTAGCTGTCAAGTATTATTCAGAGGACTGGCCTACCAATAATGCAAAAGAAGCATTTGAGAAATCTGTTTTCAATAAAACTCAAAAGACAAATGCGCGGACAGAAG CTGAGATAGCAATGTTTGAGAACAGTATCGTAGTTTACAAGTTTGTTCAAGACCTTCACTTTTTTGTTACCGGGGGTGATAATGAAAATGAGCTCATTTTAGCCACAGTTCTTCAGGGATTTTTTGATGCAGTCGGTATTCTCCTCAG AGGCAATGTGGACAAAAAGGAGGCACTTGAGAATTTGGACCTCATTCTACTATGCCTTGATGAGATTATCGATGGCGG CATTGTTCTTGAGACAGATTCAAATGTCATAGCAAGTAAAGTTGCGAGTCATAGTATTGATGCTGGAGCTCCATTGTCTGAGCAG ACAATAGGACAGGCACTTGCTACTGCGCGTGAACATTTTGCAAGATCTCTTCTCAAGTGA
- the LOC126786407 gene encoding uncharacterized protein LOC126786407, whose product MIKHQEDIIWYQREKELERVHHFLKGLDTKHNNAKGELLRQTEPPSLITAFTYIRKDESQQNSLHQTQVEVSSLTIRARSSAPPLQQATSSSLHHRGPPPGFGNQPRPPCSYCQDTNHARATCWKLYPHLRPQRPNYRPKAKAAIQLVQEPDIYGVVGHDHHTAGGVTPTTSIAGRGSSHRGVNWSGVSTGQVVSSGSDICGRETRGTVPDRFTLHF is encoded by the exons atgatcaaacatcaggaggatattatttggtaccaacgtgagaaggagcttgagcgagttcaccatttcctgaaaggtcttgatactAAACATAACAATGCGAAGGGGGAATTGCTCCGCCAGACTGAGCCACCTAGCTTAattacagctttcacatatatccgtaaggatgaatctcagcAGAACAgccttcatcagacacaagttgaagtttccagccttactattcGTGCTAGATCTTCAGCACCGCCCCTTCAGCAAGCCACTTCATCGTCACTTCATCAccgaggaccaccaccaggtttcgggaatcagccccgccctccttgctcttattgtcaagatacaaaccatgctcgtgcaacctgttggaagttgtatccacaccttaggccccaaaggcctaattatcgtcctaaagccaaagcagctattcaactagtccaggaaccagatatttatggtgtggttggacacgatcatcatacagcaggagGAGTAACACCCACAACAtcaatagctggtcgtg gatcttctcaccggggagttaattggtcgggggtatctacggggcaggttgtttcatctggatcagacatatgcgggagagaaaccaggggcacagtcccggatcgctttactctccacttctga
- the LOC126788210 gene encoding pterin-4-alpha-carbinolamine dehydratase 2, mitochondrial, protein MSRMLHLPFPKVAVVSVFQNLFGVNGRSSSRVYEILQTNVGVSSSRNSVSGFRTFCTDQDLSTKKCVPCTSKDMRPMTEDSASNLLTKVDGWNLISESGLLKLKKSWRVKSLKKGLEMFKLVSDVAEAEGHHPDLHLVGWNNVTIEIWTHSIGGLTENDFILAAKINAIDMQNLMRRKTTD, encoded by the exons ATGAGTCGAATGTTACACCTCCCATTTCCAAAG GTAGCAGTAGTGTCAGTGTTTCAGAACCTGTTTGGAGTTAATGGACG TTCCAGTAGCAGAGTGTATGAGATACTTCAGACCAATGTGGGGGTGTCATCCAGTAGAAACTCAGTTTCTGGATTTAGAACTTTTTGCACTGACCAAG ATTTGTCTACAAAGAAGTGTGTGCCCTGCACCTCAAAGGATATGCGACCTATGACTGAAGACTCAGCAAGTAATTTACTCACAAAG GTGGACGGGTGGAATTTGATAAGTGAAAGTGGTTTGTTGAAACTGAAAAAGTCATGGAGAGTTAAATCCTTAAAAAAGGGATTGGAAATGTTTAAGCTCGTAAGTGATGTTGCTGAAGCAGAAG GTCATCATCCAGACCTTCATCTTGTTGGATGGAACAATGTGACCATTGAGATCTGGACCCATTCAATTG GTGGATTGACAGAGAATGACTTCATACTTGCTGCTAAGATCAATGCAATTGATATGCAAAACCTGATGAGGCGGAAAACTACTGATTGA
- the LOC126788190 gene encoding probable methyltransferase At1g29790: protein MAMVATNILSLYHLSSTIQSPKQPPPLTSPVPDHLLHQLHTIRATINHLTRHHPPPRPAASKLPSSSAADLLLYSGLSPIASACHNHPDLLNKYMSYAAFSLCPADADIAESLILSGCHPLPRRRCFSRTPHKPTSSLSHNPFPNSLPDQNILWDKYTCKSFSCLNRQNPSSGFDFSHELSNFMTYKSELDLPIPQFFQIAKAAGAVLRLGLDIGGGTGTFAARMKMYNVTVVTTTMNFGVPNNEAVALRGLVPLHVPLQQRFPVFDGVLDLVRCGHAVNRWIPVTALEFLLYDADRVLRGGGYLWLDHFFSKGVDLEKVFGPLISKLGYRRVKWATASKNEKNGEVYLTALLQKPVSR, encoded by the coding sequence ATGGCCATGGTCGCCACCAACATTCTCTCCCTCTACCACCTCTCCTCCACCATCCAATCCCCCAAACAGCCCCCTCCCCTCACCTCCCCAGTCCCCGACCACCTCCTCCACCAGCTCCACACCATACGCGCCACCATCAACCACCTCACGCGCCACCACCCTCCCCCACGCCCCGCCGCATCAAAATTACcttcctcctccgccgccgatCTCCTCCTCTACTCCGGCCTCTCCCCAATAGCCTCCGCCTGCCACAACCACCCCGATCTCCTCAACAAGTACATGTCCTACGCCGCCTTCTCCCTCTGCCCCGCCGACGCCGACATTGCCGAGTCCCTCATCCTCAGCGGCTGCCACCCCCTCCCCCGCCGCCGATGCTTCTCCCGAACTCCCCACAAGCCCACGTCATCACTCTCTCACAACCCTTTTCCGAACTCTCTCCCGGATCAGAACATACTATGGGACAAGTACACGTGTAAGAGCTTCAGCTGTCTCAACCGACAGAACCCGAGTTCGGGTTTCGACTTCAGTCACGAGCTTTCTAACTTCATGACGTACAAGTCCGAGCTCGACCTCCCCATCCCGCAGTTCTTCCAGATAGCCAAGGCCGCCGGCGCCGTCCTCCGCCTCGGTCTGGACATCGGCGGCGGGACGGGGACGTTCGCGGCGAGGATGAAGATGTACAATGTGACGGTGGTGACTACGACGATGAATTTCGGGGTACCGAATAATGAGGCGGTGGCGCTGAGGGGGCTGGTGCCGCTGCACGTGCCGCTGCAGCAGCGGTTCCCCGTGTTTGACGGGGTGCTGGATCTGGTGCGGTGCGGGCACGCCGTGAACAGGTGGATTCCTGTGACGGCGTTGGAGTTTTTGTTGTATGATGCGGATAGGGTGTTGAGGGGAGGAGGGTACTTGTGGTTGGATCATTTCTTTAGCAAGGGGGTGGATCTCGAGAAGGTTTTCGGGCCGTTGATTAGCAAGCTGGGGTACCGGAGAGTGAAGTGGGCGACGGCGAGTAAGAATGAGAAGAATGGGGAGGTTTACTTGACTGCTCTGCTGCAGAAGCCCGTCTCAAGATGA
- the LOC126788040 gene encoding uncharacterized protein LOC126788040, producing MADPELEAIRQRRMQELMAQQGAGGARGQQNPEQQKENDDAKREAEERRQMMLSQILSSEARERLARIALVKPEKARGVEDVILRAAQMGQIAEKVSEERLISLLEQINNQTTKQTKVTIQRRRSVLEDDD from the exons ATG GCTGATCCTGAACTGGAAGCAATCAGACAAAGGAGAATGCAGGAGCTTATGGCTCAACAAGGCGCT GGAGGGGCCAGAGGGCAGCAAAACCCTGAACAGCAGAAGGAAAATGATGATGCCAAGAG GGAGGCAGAAGAACGGAGGCAGATGATGCTAAGTCAGATTTTGTCATCTGAAGCTCGAGAAAGAC TTGCTCGCATTGCTTTAGTGAAACCTGAGAAGGCAAGAGGTGTTGAAGATGTCATACTGAGAGCTGCTCAAATGGGCCAAATTGCTGAGAAG GTTTCTGAGGAGAGGCTTATTTCCTTGTTGGAACAGATAAACAACCAAACAACCAAGCAGACCAAAGTCACT ATTCAGAGGCGTCGAAGTGTTCTAGAAGATGATGATTGA
- the LOC126788681 gene encoding disease resistance-like protein DSC1, which produces MRSWPSLHKRSSPVFPIFKLKSLGELVLNGCSSFEKFPEILEPMERLRRLELGGTKLKELPCLIENAVGRKELELPGCRCFESVPNSTLPRSTVILWPSMYYLDLGGCTKLGEIPDCIFFRLKRLSRLDLGGSMIRRIPSTINQASELGELIIRNCELLESLPELPYGLGYINARGCKRLKTLSGFTTARTHGSYLNIARDFYDCGSLDENARRYSGRTRTRASTSLAVREVKFQNG; this is translated from the exons ATGCGATCTTGGCCAAGTTTGCACAAGCGTTCTTCCCCTGTCTTTCCCATCTTCAAGTTGAAATCTCTTGGGGAACTTGTTCTTAATGGATGCTCTAGCTTCGAAAAGTTCCCAGAGATCTTGGAGCCTATGGAACGTCTGCGGAGACTTGAGTTAGGAGGAACCAAATTGAAAGAGCTGCCTTGTTTGATTGAAAACGCAGTTGGGCGGAAGGAATTGGAGTTACCTGGGTGTAGATGCTTCGAGTCTGTCCCAAACAGCACCTTGCCTCGGTCGACGGTCATTTTATGGCCTTCGATGtactacctcgacctcggagGCTGCACAAAGTTAGGAGAAATCCCTGATTGCATCTTCTTCCGCCTCAAGAGGTTATCTAGATTAGATCTGGGGGGAAGCATGATTAGGCGCATACCTTCAACCATCAATCAAGCGTCTGAGCTGGGggaattaattataagaaattGCGAGCTCCTTGAGTCTTTACCCGAGCTCCCATATGGTCTGGGATATATAAATGCAAGGGGGTGCAAGAGATTAAAGACATTGTCTGGGTTCACGACTGCACGCACACACGGTTCATATTTGAACATAGCCCGTGACTTTTATGATTGCGGAAGTTTGGATGAGAATGCGAGAAG GTACTCGGGAAGAACACGTACACGAGCCAGTACCAGCTTAGCTGTTCGGGAAGTGAAATTCCAAAATGGGTGA
- the LOC126786778 gene encoding two-pore potassium channel 3-like, whose amino-acid sequence MDKEPLLPYTSSPRRKLPSLTTLWPLPEHDEVPVPLTPSEFKDRIIFGSSSAASPPPQDSSLLVDALTLHLNSPRLSSRPPSSSSLLDPTTATAPPQGGPPTPSQGWLIDPNYSWTNTNLHRSKTAPAMAVLNEVNRRSGPKPQLSSQSIVRQAVILLMAYLALGVTIYWFNRDHFDANETHPVVDALYFCIVTMCTIGYGDITPKTTATKLFSIMFVLVGFGFIDILLSGMVAYVLDLQESYLLRSVKGVGEKKESYIIDVKKGRMRIRMKVGLALGVVVICIGVGAMVMHYVEKLGWLDSFYLSVMSVTTVGYGDRAFQSMEGRLFASIWLLVSTLTVARAFLYLAEARVDKRHRRMAKWVLGQDMTVSEFLAADIDNNGFVSKSEYVIYKLKEMGKVSEKDIMQISNKFDRLDAGNCGKITLADLMSRH is encoded by the exons ATGGACAAAGAGCCCCTACTCCCTTACACATCAAGCCCAAGACGAAAGCTCCCATCCTTGACCACCCTCTGGCCTTTGCCGGAGCACGACGAAGTCCCCGTCCCTTTAACTCCGTCGGAGTTCAAAGACCGCATCATCTTCGGCTCCTCCTCTGCCGCTTCTCCTCCGCCGCAAGACTCGTCTCTTCTTGTCGACGCCCTCACTCTCCATCTCAATTCTCCACGACTCTCTTCAAGACCACCCTCCTCGTCTTCTCTACTCGACCCGACCACCGCCACAGCGCCGCCGCAAGGGGGCCCACCAACGCCGTCTCAGGGGTGGCTCATTGACCCGAACTACTCCTGGACCAATACCAATCTCCACCGGTCCAAGACCGCTCCGGCCATGGCGGTTTTGAACGAGGTGAATCGCCGGTCCGGGCCTAAGCCTCAGTTGAGTTCTCAGTCTATTGTTAGGCAAGCTGTGATTCTTCTTATGGCGTATTTGGCTTTAGGTGTGACTATATATTGGTTTAACCGTGATCATTTTGATGCAAATGAGACTCACCCTGTTGTGGATGCTTTGTATTTTTGTATTGTGACAATGTGTACTATTGGTTATGGGGATATCACACCCAAGACTACGGCTACGAAGCTGTTTTCGATCATGTTTGTGTTGGTGGGGTTCGGGTTTATTGATATACTGCTTAGTGGGATGGTGGCATATGTGCTTGATTTGCAGGAGAGTTACTTGCTGAGGAGTGTGAAGGGTGTGGGGGAGAAGAAGGAGTCGTATATTATTGATGTGAAGAAGGGGAGGATGAGGATTCGGATGAAGGTGGGATTGGCATTGGGGGTTGTGGTGATTTGTATTGGTGTTGGTGCTATGGTTATGCATTATGTGGAGAAGCTTGGGTGGTTGGATTCGTTCTATCTCTCGGTTATGTCTGTTACGACTGTGGGGTATGGTGACCGGGCTTTCCAGTCTATGGAGGGTCGGCTGTTTGCTTCAATTTGGTTGCTTGTGTCCACACTCACAGTTGCTCGAGCCTTTTTGTATTTGGCTGAGGCAAGGGTGGATAAACGGCATAGGAGGATGGCAAAGTGGGTTCTTGGCCAGGATATGACTGTTTCTGAGTTCCTTGCTGCTGACATTGACAATAATGGATTTGTGAG CAAGTCAGAATATGTCATATACAAACTCAAAGAGATGGGAAAGGTATCAGAGAAAGATATCATGCAGATCTCCAACAAATTTGATAGGCTAGACGCTGGGAACTGCGGCAAGATAACCCTTGCCGATCTTATGAGTCGCCATTGA